The Poecile atricapillus isolate bPoeAtr1 chromosome 6, bPoeAtr1.hap1, whole genome shotgun sequence genome contains the following window.
GGACTAACACCCTTGTTCCCACTGCACTGGTGACTTGCTGTATTAGCTCACCTTTGATTCAAATGTCTAAACAGAATATGCACACATTGCTTTTTACTGGCTCTTGGTTTAGAATAAACTGAATGGCAACCAAACACCTTGAAAGTCAAACACATCATTTGGCTGTGGCTATCCTTGAGGATCCACCACCCAAGGATACCATAACAGGAAGCATAAGTGTAAGGTCActgcaatatttatttctctgtttttctgggaCTGCATTTTACATTATGGAACAAGAGTTAAAGAGAACTACAGACACAGGTGGTCTGTGCATTGACTTTTCCCAAGACATCAGGTTGGCAGGTGGCTAAAAGCATCTCATTGTGCATCACGGGTTCCCTTGAGACACCAAACAACTCATGTCCTGTCCCCCTCTCACAATTCCCTTATCTGTGGGTGATAATTCCTTATTTACCTCTGGGCAGTACTGTCAGGATGTGCCTGCAGTCACCTGGTGGGGGACACCACAGAATGCAAGGTGTCAAAAGAGAGGGAACTCCTAACCCAACAACACACACTGAGAGCCTCCAGAGATGCTCTTTATCTCCACAATTACTGTCAGTGACAAACACACAGCCAAGCTCAATCTTTGGTATTTCTCTGGGAAATGTGCTCCATAAACCTGTGGGATCTGGCTTCTGCTTTTCAGGTGGCTCCAccactttccttttttatttccttcagcattAGTAGTTCTCACTGATGCTTCAGCATGTCCAAAAGTGTCTGGGACCCTTGAGAGGGCTTACTCTGTGGACACAGATGTTTGTAATAACTTcacatattttcatatttttcaagcAACAAAAGAGAACCATGTGTTTGTTGTTGAGGATACTGTAGCTAAGGACATGAGGCTGGGACAGAAGTAAAAAGCTCATGTGTTTTGTTTACAGCAAAATCTATTTGTCCTGTCCAAATGCCAGGACTTATCTCTTCTGACTGGTACAAAATAATATTGCAAGCTGCCAATCCCTTTGCTCTGTTTCACTTGCAGCATCTCCACTGGCCAGCAACCATTAAAAACTACGGGGCTGGATGAAGGTTTTCCATTCTATATTCATTTTCACACTGAAACAGACCACCATACCCTCCCTGCATGTGAATATGGAATCCATACATCACCACTGCCTCTTGTTATTCTTCCAGAAAATGTATCAATCTGTTCACATGGATTggtcaacaacaaaaaaatgagTGGACACGAGTCATGTCTATATTCTCAATTTGGAAAATTCTCTTTGCCCCTCTTTAACATTTAAACTATTTAAACTACTGAGGAAATTAAAAACTATATATGGATAgatgacagaaagaaaaagagagatatAGTTAGATAAATCAACAGGTCTagcaaaataacaaaagaaTTTACTGAActcatttatttttgctgatcaaGCAGAACTATGAACCCAAAGCATCCTTTTATTTAATGCACACTATTGCTTTCTACAGCTTCTGAGAGACAACATCTCTAGAAACAATAAAATCCATAATGGAAAAGACAAGGCAAATAAAAAGATATAGgacagtggggtttttttttgtacagtACTGGTTATCTTTAGGCATGCAGTTGTTCAGCAATGAATGCTGCTCTATTGAAGTGATAAGCTCACTATAccattttatttatgtattcaTATCTTGatcagttgtttttttctgaatctcAGACGTTTTTCACCACCTCACAAACTTGAGTGATATTTAATCGCTGAGGAGAGGGTCATGCAGTGGTTAAATAGTGTAATTACCCaagtatttatttacttttcgTACTACAAGCCTTTGTACAGCATGGAACTGCCTCTGGCCTGATGAGAACTCCCAGAAAagtcagatttctttttctttgattcCTGGACACAGAGGATTTGGACTTGAGGGTCAGGATTATAAAGTAGCCTTTGCTATGGCTCACAGGAGTCATCTGGAAGAGTTGAGGCAGTCCTGTGCCTGAGATTTCCGAAACTATGCAGCACCAATTAACTCCATGGGTTCAGCTCCCTGAATCCCACTGAAAGTCCCCGCTCATGGCTTGCAGCAGGGATTATGAAGCAGACCTGTCTGTCTCTGCAGGAACACTGGCAGATAGAACATGCTTTTACAACaaacttgcaaaaaaaaaaaaagcaaaattatgcTGAGGgagaattaataaaaatcttCCCAGAAGGAATTAAAAGACACTATCAAAACCACTCACTCTTAAAGTCAAAATCAGGCAACTGGACTGTATTTCTGATAAACCCTGTCATGGTCAAGTTAGGGGAGATATCTATGCTTCGTAGGCACTAGAGTTCATTCAGAATGAGGAATCAACAAATTTGGACTGCAGTTCCCATGACCTATCACAGCTGTGTAGAAACTGGAAAATGTTGAAtctattttgaaatattttagacttttttaaaattttcccaTGATATCCCTCCAGAGGATGAGCCTGAATTTTTGCATGGTGATTGTTTCGCACAAATGTGAGTTCTGGCTGCAATTACAAATGCATTTAACAGAAGATATTTTAATGTTGGCTTTGTGCACCTAATATGTCCTGCTTTTCACATTGATATTTAGCTCAGCTAAAGGTAAATGTGGCCTCACAATGTCCTCTGCCCAGTTTTGGATCAGAACCTTGCAAAACCAGAATTGCACACAGTTTTTACCCTGGGTGGGTTTTGATTCAGTTTGCTTGTATCACCACTCTACTGCATTAGTGATGTTCAAGATACTGCACTGAGTGAAATAAATAAGTTAAGATGTTCTTAAATCCATGGGACAACCTCATGATGAATAAACATGGTCGTAATTCAATAGAGTTGCACAGACTTTCATACCACACTGTAGCAAAGCGCTCCATTTTATGATCTAATAAACTATGTAAGAGGGAGCTGCAGAATATACACAGAATCCCTGGCATTTGCTTCCCTGTCTCCCTCCTTACccttttgattaattttttgaagcataactaaaaatattttttcttttcctttcctttgcagATATACCCAGACCTTCCACAGCCAGACAGAACAGATATAACGCTTTTAGGCTGGCTCCAGAAGACTCAGACTGTGTTTGACAACCACCCTTTTGGATAAATATTTTGGGATTCAGGATGAATAAGACAAGAGCTGTTAATGACGTTTTTCATTTCCTGATCAGCAAGAACTGGAGCTCAAGCCGAAGCTTTCCTATGAACATTTCTAATCAGTGCATGAACATCACCGACCTTACTGTCTTTCTGGCCACCTCTTACAGCTTGGAGACTGTTCTGGGCATTGTGGGAAATATCTGTCTGATTGCTGTCATTGccaggcagaaggaaaaggccAATGTCACCAATATCCTAATTTCCAACTTAATAATTTCAGATTTGTTTATGTGTCTTGTCTGTCTGCCTTTCACCGTTGTTTACACCATGATGGACTACTGGATATTTGGAGAAGTCATGTGCAAAATGACTTCTTTCACTCAGTGCACAACTGTGACAGTGTCAATTCTTTCCCTAGTCCTTATTGCTCTGGAAAGACACCAGCTCATCATAAACCCGACTGGCTGGAGGCCAAATACCTCCCAAGCCTACCTAGGAATTGGAGTGATTTGGACTTTAGCATGTCTCATGTCCCTACCCTTTTTGACCACATCCATCCTGTCCAATGAGTTGTATGAGCAGCTCTCACACTTCATGAATTTTTCCACTGATAAGGCAATATGTATCAACTCGTGGCCTTCTGAGCAGCACAAACTTATCTACACTACCACTTTACTGCTCCTGCAATATTGCATCCCTCTGTTCTTCATTATCCTTTGCTACCTGCGTATCTACTTACGCCTGCAGAAGAGGAAGGACATGTTTGAGAAGAGTGAGTACAGCAACCGAGCTGTCCAGCTGAGAAGGATAAACATGTTGTTAGCATCAATGGttgctgcttttgctgtttGCTGGCTACCACTGCATGTTTTCAACACCATCGTGGACTGGAATTACAAAATCATTTCCCCTTGCCACCACAACCTGATCTTTTCGTTGTGCCACCTGGTAGCTATGGCTTCCACCTGTGTCAACCCTGTTATCTATGGTTTCCTAAACAGCAACTTCAAAAAAGAAGTGAAGTCATTGATTCTGAGCTGCCAGCATAATTCAGCCACTGCCTCAATGGAAGAATATGATCATTTGCCTTTATCCACCATGCAGACTGAAATTTCCAAGGGGTCCCTGGTGTTGAACTGCAGGCACAATTCTATCTAATGAgcagaaaacatttcagaaggGTACACTGACACCACACACCAATTATTACCTGTGGGTGTATAAACCAACTGGTGATGCCAGAGCTGGGGTATCAACAGGACCCCATGAATACCTGATTTTTGGAAGAACAAGTGAAGTAATGTTGTAAATgttcacagctgctgctgtggtgcaCAAGCTTTTTGTGTCAGTGAGGTGGTACAGACACAGAGGACACTGGGCTGATGTATAAGCAGCTGCTCTAAGATCAGTAACTCAGCTGTGGCTGCGCAGAGGCTGACATGGGGTTCATCAGTGA
Protein-coding sequences here:
- the NPY4R2 gene encoding neuropeptide Y receptor type 4-2, whose amino-acid sequence is MNKTRAVNDVFHFLISKNWSSSRSFPMNISNQCMNITDLTVFLATSYSLETVLGIVGNICLIAVIARQKEKANVTNILISNLIISDLFMCLVCLPFTVVYTMMDYWIFGEVMCKMTSFTQCTTVTVSILSLVLIALERHQLIINPTGWRPNTSQAYLGIGVIWTLACLMSLPFLTTSILSNELYEQLSHFMNFSTDKAICINSWPSEQHKLIYTTTLLLLQYCIPLFFIILCYLRIYLRLQKRKDMFEKSEYSNRAVQLRRINMLLASMVAAFAVCWLPLHVFNTIVDWNYKIISPCHHNLIFSLCHLVAMASTCVNPVIYGFLNSNFKKEVKSLILSCQHNSATASMEEYDHLPLSTMQTEISKGSLVLNCRHNSI